The following are encoded together in the Zygosaccharomyces rouxii strain CBS732 chromosome C complete sequence genome:
- the ECM25 gene encoding Ecm25p (similar to uniprot|P32525 Saccharomyces cerevisiae YJL201W ECM25 Non-essential protein of unknown function promoter contains a consensus binding sequence for factor Abf1p) yields MLYINVNNIFFKSYSVDPLSGHAIYVFDSTYLPSSEEVGDKQVYDLLIDKLMDKLIAKIPSAPFILVVFSSGFLQKKISWVYGIRMFSKLPKELRACLQKAYIVHESFFIKTVYQVLTNALNIKNLGNTALLDFSSSKNSLDSLQNATIIHVADLTDLSALVDITRLRISLNVYLYDYQFSEYIDVPREYFDRLSSLGARQYRQLIFDKIFKRLELDATKHELVFQKPGSYKRVNILLDIIERNNYIDLSQWDIYALASVFLHFLKHKSLPLIPIDFIALPISDDFEYTYTTFCSMVKHNQYYDLLETVFPLFIAQLEHSDVTKHDPRTLSKALCPQLCQEKISMISADRLAIGTRFIRNLLEHFPGIVQRIDRARMGRTKAPSPIKRVDRSREERLPRKSSSSNSAPQPPRPRKLFNDQEKIPKEQEIQEPKPIKPIRPITVFDTNKMPTVERLAPSVPQEKPQSPQKRLSSGDVSSKNTIDSREDLSSSSTMVNELNNSNNNNNNNDTDNNNTIPALRPKESVEDLASRSTSLSGSTDTISQMVTDNQLGDTNNESDTSASQLAFDDKKVSLQKSTSKSTSPPPPAPKIIQFDRELQSKRLNHVKNQNTKFSHEGYSDIKAGSKVSKLAALYEERLQGLQAIEEIKKKDNLKGL; encoded by the coding sequence ATGCTGTACATTAACGTAAAcaacatttttttcaaatcgtACTCTGTGGATCCACTTTCAGGACATGCAATCTATGTCTTTGATTCAACTTATTTGCCGTCATCTGAGGAAGTCGGTGACAAGCAAGTTTATGATCTGCTCATCGACAAATTAATGGATAAATTAATTGCCAAGATTCCATCAGCACCATTTATACTTGTAGTATTCTCATCAGGTTTCCTCCAGAAAAAGATTAGTTGGGTCTATGGAATAAGAATGTTCTCCAAAttaccaaaagaattgCGTGCCTGTTTACAAAAAGCGTATATCGTACACGAATCCTTTTTTATCAAAACGGTTTACCAAGTTTTAACCAATGCCCTAAATATTAAGAACTTGGGTAACACTGCACTTTTAGATTTTAGCAGTTCTAAAAACAGCTTagattctttacaaaatgcGACCATTATCCATGTGGCTGATTTGACCGATCTTTCAGCCCTAGTTGATATTACGAGATTAAGGATATCGCTTAATGTTTACCTTTACGATTATCAATTTAGTGAATACATCGATGTTCCTCGAGAGTATTTCGATAGGCTATCATCATTAGGAGCTAGACAATACAGACAACTGATATTTGATAAGATATTCAAAAGGTTAGAACTAGATGCGACAAAACACGAATTGGTATTCCAAAAGCCAGGCTCATACAAAAGAGTAAACATTTTATTGGACATCATCGAAAGGAACAACTATATCGATCTATCACAATGGGACATTTATGCACTTGCGAGTGTCTTCCTACATTTTTTAAAGCATAAATCATTGCCACTGataccaattgatttcATTGCATTACCAATTAGCGATGATTTTGAATACACATATACCACTTTTTGTTCGATGGTAAAGCATAATCAGTACTATGACCTTTTAGAGACTGTTTTCCCCTTATTCATCGCGCAATTGGAACATAGTGATGTAACCAAACATGACCCAAGGACCTTGAGTAAGGCCCTATGTCCACAGTTGTGTCAGGAGAAAATATCCATGATAAGTGCAGATAGATTGGCCATAGGGACTAGATTCATTAGAAACCTTTTAGAACACTTCCCAGGTATTGTACAGCGCATTGATAGAGCAAGAATGGGGAGAACAAAGGCACCTTCACCAATTAAAAGAGTGGACAGATCCAGAGAGGAAAGACTACCTCGTAAATCGTCCAGTTCGAACTCAGCTCCACAACCGCCAAGACCAAGAAAGTTATTTAATGACCaggaaaaaattccaaaagaacaagaaataCAAGAACCAAAACCAATAAAACCTATAAGACCAATTACAGTCTTTGATACGAACAAGATGCCTACAGTGGAAAGATTAGCGCCATCGGTTCCACAGGAAAAGCCACAATCGCCACAAAAACGTTTATCCTCCGGAGATGTCTCCTCTAAAAATACCATCGACTCTAGAGAAGACCTAAGTTCCTCATCTACCATGGTAAACGAATTgaacaacagcaacaacaacaacaacaacaatgATACCGATAACAATAATACCATACCAGCCTTAAGACCAAAGGAATCTGTCGAAGATCTGGCATCAAGATCTACCTCTTTGAGCGGCAGTACAGATACCATCAGCCAAATGGTCACGGATAACCAATTGGGAGACACAAATAACGAGAGCGATACCAGTGCGTCCCAACTAGCATTTGATGACAAAAAGGTCTCATTACAAAAATCAACATCAAAATCAacatcaccaccaccacctgctCCAAAGATAATTCAATTCGATAGAGAATTACAAAGTAAAAGACTAAATCACGTTAAGAATCAGAATACTAAATTTTCTCACGAAGGTTACTCAGATATTAAAGCAGGTAGCAAGGTGAGTAAGCTTGCAGCATTATATGAGGAAAGATTACAGGGTTTACAGGCCattgaagagattaaaaagAAGGACAACCTTAAAGGGCTGTAA
- the PRP21 gene encoding Prp21p (similar to uniprot|P32524 Saccharomyces cerevisiae YJL203W PRP21 Subunit of the SF3a splicing factor complex required for spliceosome assembly), producing the protein MNIPDGIPVPEDASLKETITKTAAYAKQNGPSFVEKLKNDDRFSFTDPDNEYYEYFQHILSYDTDKSLLPREPYPFSFTSYDKNLSPRDLEIIKAAAAFCVANEDLNYLDKMRQQFGSNPQFGFLNPDHSLNETFIHFMNQYKQVKKNTLDPPAFDYLNEDYKSVILRRSFQRAEYREYAKELENEKKQVSRLQKIQFSAYDWTNFKVVHTLTLSNTSNEPLNFAELSLRRINKTSEIPLFSGKEFSTNTETTKNRKRKVKAAGETRIKRRRADENSRDIQCPITHKMIPEDKFDRHLQILLGDPHYKTEREKYKAKHRLTNLSSDEVFENIKNIARNTTGL; encoded by the coding sequence ATGAATATTCCAGATGGAATTCCAGTGCCTGAAGATGCATCACTGAAAGAAACGATTACCAAGACAGCCGCCTATGCTAAGCAAAATGGTCCTTCATTTGTAgaaaagttgaaaaatgaCGATAGATTCTCATTCACAGATCCTGATAATGAATATTACGAATATTTCCAGCACATTTTGAGTTACGATACTGATAAAAGCTTACTACCAAGAGAGCCATATCCGTTTTCCTTTACCAGTTATGATAAGAATTTATCACCTAGAGATTTGGAAATCATCAAGGCTGCAGCAGCATTCTGTGTTGccaatgaagatttgaacTACTTAGATAAAATGAGACAGCAATTTGGTAGTAATCCacaatttggatttttaaATCCTGATCATTCCTTAAACGAGACTTTTATCCATTTTATGAATCAATACAAGCAAGTAAAAAAGAATACTCTGGATCCACCAGCATTTGATTATTTGAACGAAGACTACAAGAGTGTGATTCTGCGAAGGAGTTTCCAAAGAGCTGAATATAGAGAATATGCTAAGGAGTTAGAgaatgaaaagaaacagGTTTCCCGATTACAAAAGATCCAATTTTCTGCATATGATTGgaccaatttcaaagtagTACACACACTAACGCTGTCAAATACAAGTAACGAACCCTTGAATTTTGCCGAGTTATCTCTAAGGAGAATTAACAAAACTTCTGAGATACCGTTGTTTAGCGGTAAGGaattttcaacaaataCTGAAACGACGAAGAatagaaagagaaaggtgAAAGCCGCCGGTGAGACAAGAATCAAAAGGAGAAGGGCTGATGAAAATAGCAGAGATATTCAATGCCCCATCACCCATAAGATGATACCAGAGGACAAATTCGATAGGCATCTACAAATCCTACTGGGTGACCCTCATTATAAAACGGAAAGAGAGAAGTACAAGGCGAAACACAGACTCACCAACTTGAGTTCCGATGAAGTCTTTGAAAACATAAAGAACATTGCGAGAAATACAACAGGTTTGTAG
- a CDS encoding uncharacterized protein (some similarities with uniprot|P39529 Saccharomyces cerevisiae YJL206C) yields MNPKVLVLSMDNSTKKLRPKRLRVSHACDNCRLKKKKCDGQQPCKLCKNSENECIYSDRRRLTTGTVLAAGESEELAPLPPRDVALKLLWESWSRACVLFRFYHRPSIVRILDSFYEYQEDQRQHFTEEQSKARPLIYAILAVGALFAKEDLQEDDVSTREFYQDEGESYFLAAKSMLDVTNITDVYSIQTMFMLTMFLQCSGNLKRCYSYMGIALRAAIAEGLHRKSSLMGPTPIEDESKKRLFWTVYKVDIYMNCIMGLPQSISQKTVNMELPKDLDDENITNQGCIDQPWGKLSSTGMNNEHTKLMLILSRIHDTLYPVLKWDEGTHNNILSLQNDLDQWLLQLPLQLKPGYEFLDDTERDYYMKPCKLLYMDYLLARILMCKPFVHYIAVEPDQAPRYSFQISIAWNCIEVSHQVIHLAHEMIENNLLSSGYWFSVHTIFYSVTCLMFYQHLLDISLAKNNGLDVQKDCELGVDILMCLKNSTQAGERSFNVLNSIFKEFNHKMTELSMQALAAVTPREPDVTPEDLKFFNMESDEYLDRLLKDFLPGDMDLGDIGFGNPVLEELET; encoded by the coding sequence ATGAATCCTAAAGTTTTAGTTCTTTCCATGGATAATTCAACGAAAAAATTAAGGCCTAAGAGACTAAGAGTTTCTCATGCGTGTGATAACTGCAggctgaagaagaagaaatgtgATGGCCAGCAGCCCTGTAAACTTTGTAAGAATTCCGAGAACGAATGTATATATTCGGATAGAAGAAGGCTAACGACAGGAACTGTATTAGCTGCTGGGGAATCGGAAGAACTGGCACCACTGCCACCAAGAGATGTTGCTTTGAAACTGCTGTGGGAATCGTGGAGTAGGGCCTGCGTTTTGTTTAGATTTTACCACAGGCCTTCAATTGTTAGAATATTGGATTCTTTTTACGAATATCAAGAGGACCAACGCCAACACTTTACTGAGGAACAATCAAAGGCTAGGCCATTGATTTATGCGATTTTAGCAGTGGGGGCACTCTTCGCCAAGGAGGACttacaagaagatgatgttaGTACAAGGGAATTTTATCaagatgaaggtgaaagtTATTTTCTGGCGGCAAAATCCATGTTGGATGTTACCAATATTACGGATGTGTATTCGATTCAAACCATGTTCATGTTGACGATGTTTTTACAGTGTTCAGGTAATCTAAAAAGATGTTATTCGTATATGGGGATTGCATTACGTGCGGCTATAGCTGAGGGTTTGCATAGAAAGAGTTCACTAATGGGGCCTACaccaattgaagatgaatccAAGAAAAGATTATTTTGGACGGTTTACAAAGTTGATATCTATATGAATTGTATTATGGGGTTACCGCAGTCGATTTCTCAAAAAACTGTTAATATGGAACTACCAAAGGAtttagatgatgaaaatattacGAATCAAGGATGTATAGATCAGCCTTGGGGTAAGCTCAGTAGTACCGGTATGAACAATGAGCATACAAAATTGATGTTAATACTTTCGAGAATTCACGATACGTTGTACCCAGTACTAAAATGGGATGAAGGCACCCATAATAACATTTTATCTCTGCAAAACGATTTGGATCAATGGTTATTGCAACTACCATTACAGTTGAAACCAGGCtatgaatttttagatgATACTGAACGGGATTACTACATGAAGCCTTGTAAACTGTTATACATGGATTATCTTTTGGCAAGAATTTTGATGTGTAAACCATTTGTCCATTACATTGCGGTTGAGCCTGATCAAGCTCCACGTTATTCATTCCAAATCTCGATTGCGTGGAATTGTATCGAAGTTTCCCATCAAGTGATTCATTTAGCTCATGAGATGATTGAAAACAATCTTCTGAGTAGTGGATACTGGTTTTCTGTGCATACAATTTTTTACAGTGTTACTTGTCTCATGTTTTACCAACATTTGTTGGACATTTCATTGGCTAAAAACAATGGTTTGGATGTGCAAAAGGATTGTGAATTAGGTGTTGATATTCTAATGTGTTTAAAAAATAGCACACAGGCTGGTGAAAGATCCTTTAATGTTTTGAATtcaatcttcaaagaatttaatcATAAGATGACTGAACTTTCAATGCAAGCACTTGCAGCAGTGACTCCAAGAGAACCTGATGTTACGcctgaagatttgaaatttttcaatatggaaagtgatgaatatttggataGGTTGTTAAAAGATTTCTTACCAGGAGATATGGATTTAGGTGATATAGGCTTCGGAAATCCTgtattagaagaattggaaacaTGA
- the RCY1 gene encoding Rcy1p (similar to uniprot|P39531 Saccharomyces cerevisiae YJL204C RCY1 ReCYcling 1) codes for MEDLLKVSRIVVEIANDLNAKDYVNFRSVNKLVHDHQLAGPTDDAYWESKLVAMGLKKVYDEVVTNKNENENIISFDDEDGGNYDSVTIFDNIRTFTTKDAKKTYIKYHRCFQPYCMKLYHSNFTHFFPAKYDEDPLIQVKIFNYISRYNKSNSNDEDQFCRIEQNLKILKEIFVNSVLQEMEANYSSKNYKTVGKFINVLLQCHEETNAVEFFKSKTDPATEVDAPKTVFDEGGILNYELFEKSLNIFRDYLNDKIEMVDTLFEDKYPVILQFIEGFIQENVLDFFNELFEADDSRLRYMPTIYFLVLQKLCTELKESKNGGPPFHQVVKDFLNMYLEPRIIDYLELQPRELKRQSSLKFQAYEEEVASREKETNEQIYNSLRDQSKKKKSMSDDKNDFLSTFAKMLRIPNSESQKKQEQLQLAYNLNLITNNLQNIKSLVSLDLCCEMIQDAQNRTEEMYRFHTLENVLEIVKSKCQELFKTLIDQLSNHHIKPGFEKATDLLKKYNSNDVERVELKLEGFETKVEPLVQFTELINIGDIILQMTSIFYKNELVHKNIINKNRDFLNDVVQSKKNFETMLDDFVAEGLNIGINKLMDEVEFVFNTTQLPEDFNPTEKSAQREINPTQCAVKIVELLSNHCFLLTGATDKGTIDVYQQEIAERFFNEIVKHIKKSLISAEGAIFLICDLNFYYDFVAYKLRQKRVVPLFVALKNVGQLYIVSGKDSKELGKMICDVNRFKGIFSQEEIYEFVERRSDWVRVKRDVQKVMYGLGLKDCVIM; via the coding sequence ATGGAAGACTTGCTTAAGGTCAGCAGAATTGTTGTTGAGATTGCTAATGATCTAAACGCTAAGGATTATGTGAATTTCCGATCAGTGAATAAGCTAGTGCATGATCATCAGTTAGCTGGCCCCACTGATGATGCATATTGGGAATCCAAATTAGTAGCCATGGGTTTAAAAAAAGTGTATGACGAAGTTGTTACGAATAAGAATGAAAACGAAAATATTATATCgtttgatgatgaagatggtggaAACTATGATTCCGtcaccatttttgataatattCGCACCTTTACCACTAAGGACGCCAAGAAGACTTATATCAAATATCATCGATGTTTCCAACCGTATTGCATGAAATTGTATCACAGTAATTTTActcatttttttccagCCAAGTATGATGAAGATCCGTTGATCCAGGTAAAGATATTTAACTACATTTCCAGGTACAATAAGTCCAATAGCAATGATGAGGATCAGTTTTGCAGGATAGAgcaaaatttgaagattctgaAGGAGATTTTTGTGAATTCTGTCTTACAAGAGATGGAAGCTAATTATTCATCCAAAAACTATAAAACTGTCGggaaatttatcaatgtATTATTACAATGTCATGAAGAGACTAATGCAGTagaattctttaaatccaaGACTGATCCTGCAACAGAGGTAGATGCACCCAAGACGGTTTTCGACGAAGGAGGAATTTTAAATtatgaattatttgaaaaatcacTAAATATTTTCCGAGATTACTTAAacgataaaattgaaatggTGGATACTCTATTTGAAGACAAATACCCTGTCATTTTACAATTTATTGAAGGGTTCATTCAAGAGAATGTgcttgattttttcaatgaattgTTTGAAGCGGATGATTCCAGACTGCGATATATGCCAACAATTTATTTCCTTGTACTTCAAAAACTTTGCACAGAATTAAAAGAGTCAAAAAATGGGGGGCCTCCTTTCCATCAAGTtgttaaagatttcttgaacaTGTACCTGGAGCCCAGAATAATagattatttggaattaCAACCGCGTGAATTGAAACGGCAAAGTTccttgaaatttcaagcATATGAAGAGGAAGTAGCGTCTAGGGAAAAGGAAACAAATGAACAGATTTACAACTCTTTAAGAGATCAAagcaaaaagaagaaaagcatgtctgatgataaaaatgattttttaaGTACGTTTGCCAAAATGTTGAGAATTCCCAATAGTGAAAGCCAGAAAAAGCAAGAACAACTTCAATTGGCCTATAATCTCAATCTGATCACAAACAATTTGCAAAACATAAAGAGTCTGGTGAGTCTTGATCTTTGCTGTGAAATGATCCAAGATGCGCAGAATAGGACAGAAGAGATGTATAGGTTCCACACTTTAGAAAATGTTTTGGAAATTGTGAAATCAAAATGTCAAGAGTTGTTCAAGACTCTTATCGATCAATTGAGTAATCACCATATTAAACcaggttttgaaaaggctacagatcttttgaaaaaatacaacTCTAACGATGTGGAAAGagttgaattgaaattagaagGATTTGAGACCAAAGTGGAACCATTAGTCCAATTCACAGAATTGATAAATATTGGTGACATTATCCTACAAATGacatcaattttttacaagaacGAATTGGTTCAtaaaaatatcatcaataaAAATAGAGATTTTCTCAACGATGTAGTtcaatcaaagaaaaattttgagacTATGTTAGATGATTTTGTGGCGGAAGGTTTGAACATTGGTATCAACAAATTAATGGATGAGGTCGAGTTTGTATTTAATACAACCCAGTTACCTGAAGATTTCAACCCTACAGAGAAATCTGCACAAAGAGAAATAAATCCTACACAATGTGCTGTGAAGATCGTGGAGCTTTTATCTAACCATTGTTTCTTATTGACTGGTGCTACTGATAAAGGAACAATAGATGTTTatcaacaagaaattgctgaaagatttttcaacgaGATTGTTAAGCATATTAAGAAAAGTCTAATATCAGCTGAAGGTGCTATTTTCCTCATCTGTGatctaaatttttattaCGATTTTGTCGCTTACAAGTTGAGGCAGAAGAGAGTAGTACCTCTTTTCGTGGCGCTTAAAAATGTCGGTCAGTTGTACATTGTCTCGGGTaaagattcaaaagaattgggtAAAATGATTTGCGATGTAAATAGGTTTAAGGGAATATTTTCACAGGAAGAAATTTACgaatttgttgaaagaagaagtgaTTGGGTACGTGTGAAAAGAGACGTTCAAAAGGTGATGTATGGTTTAGGTTTGAAAGATTGTGTAATAATGTAA